A window of Methanothrix sp. contains these coding sequences:
- a CDS encoding HEAT repeat domain-containing protein gives MEINPDKRSDEPEIPEVMPDESWPTDRLIEATRDRNMLVRSNAVSILATRDGPEVIEALIQAMRDEDHIVRSNAMVRLSERGAAVLDRVLQALDDPDENIRAGAAWVLGELKDPRAIEPLKNAMSDENIVVRIQARASLMAMGVVGQKK, from the coding sequence ATGGAGATTAACCCCGATAAAAGGAGCGATGAGCCCGAGATCCCAGAGGTCATGCCCGACGAATCATGGCCAACGGATCGTCTCATAGAGGCCACCAGAGACAGGAACATGCTCGTCAGGTCGAACGCTGTGAGCATTCTCGCCACCAGAGACGGGCCGGAGGTCATCGAGGCCCTCATCCAGGCGATGAGGGATGAGGATCATATTGTGAGAAGCAACGCGATGGTCAGGCTCTCCGAGAGGGGGGCGGCAGTACTCGATAGAGTTCTTCAGGCCCTGGATGACCCGGACGAGAATATACGGGCCGGGGCTGCATGGGTGCTCGGTGAGCTGAAGGATCCCAGGGCGATAGAGCCGTTAAAGAACGCGATGAGCGATGAGAATATTGTCGTCAGGATCCAGGCGAGGGCGTCGCTGATGGCGATGGGGGTCGTTGGCCAGAAGAAGTGA
- the iorB gene encoding indolepyruvate ferredoxin oxidoreductase subunit beta, which translates to MRTSKCDMVIVGVGGQGVILISEIIGRAALRAGIPVRAAETHGMAQRGGSVINHTRLGCVYGPMVPEGGADILLALEPAEALRYGRYLSRGGVALVNTKPVLPTTVTTGQFRYPEIEEILAPLRGIARVIPMNATEIAERAGSSQAANIVMLGAMSKFMPIGEALVLEALRDSVPRKYIDVNLKAFELGKAEVSG; encoded by the coding sequence ATGAGAACATCGAAGTGCGATATGGTGATTGTTGGTGTTGGTGGACAGGGCGTGATTCTGATCTCGGAGATCATAGGAAGGGCAGCGCTCAGGGCGGGCATTCCTGTCAGAGCTGCGGAGACACACGGCATGGCACAGCGCGGCGGTAGCGTCATAAACCACACGCGTCTCGGATGCGTCTACGGCCCGATGGTTCCCGAGGGCGGCGCTGACATCCTCCTGGCTCTGGAGCCGGCTGAGGCCCTCAGGTACGGAAGGTATCTCTCCCGCGGCGGAGTCGCTCTGGTGAACACAAAGCCCGTGCTCCCCACCACGGTCACCACGGGCCAGTTCAGGTATCCGGAGATTGAGGAGATACTTGCTCCGCTGAGAGGCATCGCACGCGTGATACCCATGAATGCAACAGAGATCGCGGAGAGGGCCGGAAGTTCACAGGCGGCAAACATCGTGATGCTCGGAGCCATGTCCAAGTTCATGCCGATCGGGGAGGCTCTGGTCCTGGAGGCGCTAAGGGACTCAGTTCCAAGGAAGTACATCGATGTCAACCTGAAGGCCTTCGAGCTGGGAAAGGCTGAAGTATCCGGATAG
- the xseB gene encoding exodeoxyribonuclease VII small subunit gives MSEQSLESALDELEEIVRELESGRLSLDESLELFERGIRLVRICSSKIESAERRIESLTGVIPEDLLE, from the coding sequence ATATCGGAGCAATCCCTTGAGAGCGCTCTGGACGAGCTGGAGGAGATCGTCAGGGAGCTCGAGTCAGGCAGGCTATCGCTCGACGAGAGCCTGGAGCTATTCGAGCGGGGCATCCGTCTTGTGAGGATCTGCAGCTCTAAGATTGAGAGCGCAGAGCGCAGAATAGAATCGCTCACAGGAGTGATACCCGAGGATCTGCTCGAGTGA